Genomic segment of Arachnia propionica:
TCGTCGTCGATCAGCACCACCCTCACCATGGCATCCACGCCTCCAATTGAAACATTTCGTCCCGGATTCCGTGCTCGATCCAGCCTCCGACGAGGCCTGTCCGCTCGGCCAGTCCGAGTAGACCATAGCCGCCTCCGGGGACGGCAGCGCCGCGTCGGTTTACCGGGTTGCGCAGTTCGATCCGCAACCCGGAGTCAGGGTCGCCGCTGAGCCACACCTCGACTTTGGCCCCCGGCGCGTGCTTGCGGGCATTGGTGAGCCCCTCTTGCACGATCCGGTAGGCGTGGCGGCTCACCGCGGGCGAGAGCCCCTCCAGGGCCAAGCCGCTGAACTCGATTCGCAGCCCGGCCGCCCGGTTGTCGGCGATAAGGCCCGGCAGGTCGGCGAGGGTGGGCTGCGGCCGGTCCCCGTCCTCCCCCCGCAGCGACCCGAGAACGCCCCGCAACTCGGTCAGCGCCAGGTTGGCGTTCTCCCGGATGGTCTCGGCGATCTCGCGGGTCTGCTCGGGGTTGAGGTCGTCCCGGTAGGCCAGCGCCCCGGAATACATGCTGACCAGCGAGATCCGGTGGGCCAGCACGTCGTGCATCTCCCGGGCGATGCGTTGGCGTTCGGCGGCCTGCCCCTGGGCGACCCGCAGTTGCTGTTCCCGTTCGGCCTGCTCCACCTGAGCCCGCATCGAAGCGATCAACTCCCGACGGGCCCCGGTGTACATGCCGATCGCCACCAGCACCACCGTATAGAGGAGCAGCGCCCCG
This window contains:
- a CDS encoding sensor histidine kinase — its product is MTSEYRLGAWALTWRYLLAFCWVPLWLAALLMGQDLPREPSPAFRGFLIPEILGVIAALVLIRFRRRAPMLVAVSLSALSSGMVTLGGFSSWGVASLCTRRRWKEILPAGAVFIGFQLLSDPIRRSLGLPAVSDLRVNDAPLQEPWPLIISGGALLLYTVVLVAIGMYTGARRELIASMRAQVEQAEREQQLRVAQGQAAERQRIAREMHDVLAHRISLVSMYSGALAYRDDLNPEQTREIAETIRENANLALTELRGVLGSLRGEDGDRPQPTLADLPGLIADNRAAGLRIEFSGLALEGLSPAVSRHAYRIVQEGLTNARKHAPGAKVEVWLSGDPDSGLRIELRNPVNRRGAAVPGGGYGLLGLAERTGLVGGWIEHGIRDEMFQLEAWMPW